DNA sequence from the Macrobrachium rosenbergii isolate ZJJX-2024 chromosome 55, ASM4041242v1, whole genome shotgun sequence genome:
ATCGTTTCTTAAAGATAAAATAGGCAgtcatttacatttcttaaattttgctgGCTTATACATTCGCTAAAAATTTTATTGACAATAACCGCAACCATGGCAGACGTATAGATGGTCCGTGGGTGTTTGGTTTGAAGAAGGTTTGGACTGCCGATATTTTTACGTTCCACAAACTGTGACACTACAACCGATCATTCAGAGGGAAAGTAGCTGAAGGTTCAATAATTCATTCTGACGAATGGCCATGTACTTAATTTGAACCAACTCAATTTCCGCCATTTTACCGTAAACCATCAGCAAAACTACGTCGATTCTACCACTGGAACATACACAAGCATTGAAAGATCTTGGTTTTGATACAAAAATTCGTATACTGAAAAAAATGAGAGGTTGCAATCAGAACATTTCAATCACACCTTGACTACTGGTGTTGGCGGATAATGAAAAAGAAGCTCCAGACGTCTTTTTAGCATTTTTAGGTGATGTGCATTGCTGTATAGCCTAccgatcaatttttttttttatagttttattaaattttaaccatgtctctttgatattttatattattattttattttatcagaaaaatttaaaaaatacattttggttaTTTGACCTCGTATATAACTAGCTAAATTAGAATTTGTCTTTGATAACACATGAAGTAGAATTCCGACGTTGTAGATATTTTGAACGTGTAGATAACACGCCAAAGTAGCACCACACTGATAAATAATTGCCTTAACAAACATAAGATTTGGTGCCTGGACGCTAGCCCGTATCTTGACTTATCTTACTTGCTGACGTGTTTGTTAAACGACAGTAAAAAATAGGGATCCGATTTTATCATATTTGTCGGTGTTGCTGATATCGATTGGATGCCGCAAGCTTATGAATGGGAGTTCTAGGGATACAGGAGTTAAATGACTTACATAGTACGAGAGGAATAGTTACCATAAATTGAGGTAaagatatgattttattattgttatttataaatgtgtCTTCAAGATTGTAGACAGATTCTGATTCAAatagaattaaattattttaatttatatatatatatatatatatatatatatatatatatatatatatgtgtgtgtgtgtgtgtatacatacatatatatatatatatatatatatatatatatatatatatatatatatatatatacacacatatatatacacatatacatatatacgaggaTGTAATTTTAGCCTTGTTCTGAATTTATCTTTTGGACTGGAACTTAAAATCATATCTTGAAGCTGTACCAAAGGACATGAAAACCATTCGAAGGCTACTCCTCTCAGGTGGTCTTGTAGCACCAGTGAGGCTGTTCCTTCCTACGTTTTCTATACTAAAATCGGATCACCTCAGATTACACTGTTCCgtgaatttttctttccttttgttggaATTTTAATCCCTTCCTCCGTTTTCCCTGACTCGTACAGTTTTccaattttcaagtatttttaccTCTAGGATTACGTCTCTCTCTATTCCCGTGTATtcgaattattttataaaatggggTTGGGCCACTTAAAGACATTAGAATGCCTGATTATTGGTCTCTACACCAAAGAGAAATATTAAGAATTGTCATTGAAAAAAACATATCAGTTGTCTTGATTATCTCTAAAGAGTGAAATGGTTGGAAAAATTCAGCTGAGACGTAAAGAGAAGACAATCAAATTTCTACTTCAGTCAACAATGGATTATGTTTCAATATAATTAAATGACATTTCAAACTTAATTAAGATTTCACCTGTAATTAAAGCACCTACGCTCTCCAAGAGGTTTGTGGGAATAGCGACTTACATGGGGGACTGAATCGAATGGTTTGTTGTCGTCGACTTAACatacagttaatttttttctttcactttgtatGAATTACAAAGTAAATCAAGCTCTCTCGCATACGTTAATAACGATCCCAAACCTAAGTCACCGCTAAACTaaactgtaaaaattaatttttctttttgagttactgaaatggaatggaatataaacttcaggccgaaggccaaggtctgggacctatgaggtcattcaatgccgaaagggaaactgagattaCAAAGgttaggtgtaacaggaggaaagcctcgcagttgcactacgaaacaattgttaaaagaggATGTTAAATAAGGTGGagcaaagagaatatgaatggaggcagagtaaaaggaatgaaaggggttgcagctaggggccgaaagaacGCCGCAATGAAactaagtaatacctacagtgcaccgcgtgaggagcacTAGCACCCCCTCACCAAGGGATTTTAAGTTGTTCTTAGGCTCACcgtaaaattattgaaaatgaatcTTCATATTTTCTAATGGGATACTCCATGCGAAATATAAGATAGCACAAATTTTTacaagtgtgataaaaattttttcttcgtttcattttacgtaacatttcccGTTCGTTTCTCGACCTTCCATCCGAGTGAATAAACTACTGTTGTGACGAAAAGTTTCCTTAGAATTTTACTCAATCCTTGTACGATTGTTCTGATGGTGATTTGCATAAACCCTGCCCCGCCCCCAACTCTCAGTTCTCAACATACTAGGAGTATTAGAATAGACTGGGATTTATCATTTTGTGAATTATGTGATCTACTGGGAAGTAACTTTGAATTGTTTTTGGCTGGAGTgcaaactttctcttttatttccaggCACATCTCGGTGTGAAGTAATAGGtttgacacgagagagagatagagcagtACACCAAGGCTCGAAAATCATCATGGACTGCATAGAGGACCTTCAGTGCTGCGTCTGTATTCAGATCTACAGCGATAAATCTCCCCCGAAGAACCTGCCCTGTGGTCACAGCATCTGCTCCTCTTGCGTAGACCAACTCATGAGTGAGGGTCGGGAGTGTCCGGAGTGTCGGAAATCGCTCAAAGCGAAGGACGTTAAGGGTTTCAGTGTCAACATCCCACTGTTGAGATTGTGTCGACTGCACGCGTTCGTCACCAGCGGCAAGGAGGACTTGCCCCCCGTCGACCTCAACATCAAACGTCCGGATTCAAAACCCTTGGCGAGCGAGGGAACCTGTCCCTTGCACGGGCAtccaatcttcttcttctgtctgccCTGTGATGTGTTAGTGTGCCGAGGTTGTCTGATTTCGGACCACCCCGATCAGCCCTATGGGCGGTGCCTCATCAGAAGCATCGAGGAAAAACGGCAGAAGAAGATAAACTCTCATTTGGAGGTCCTGGAGGTACACCACAACAAATCAAAAGAGATGACGAACAAGTTACGGCAAATGCTCAAGGGATGTAAGATTGCCATCAACTACTGGGAGAAGCGAACCGAGGTAGAGAAAGGTGAGGAGCAAGAGAGGAACTTGCAGGGAGCTCGCGATATCCACGACGAAGTGAAAAAGGATCTGGATACCTGCTCGCAGTGGACCGATTTTTTCCGTGAGGCAACAGAGAACTTGAAAGCGGCCGCAACCCTCAGCAGCATTGAATCAGCGATTGAAAACTCTAAGGAAAAGATACCCgattttgaaaaattagaaatagTCGACAGGAAAGAGGACCTCTTGAAAATATTAGGGAAGTTTTGGAATGGCGCAGCATTTATGGATAGGTGAAGTTATTGCTGTCCACTCGTAATAGAGCCGTCATAATTTTCTAATGGTTTTTCAGGGAGCCAATTGTGATAATATAGCGATGTTGAATGCTATTTTCACAAAGCACTAGTGTTGTTGTATCGTGGTTATTCTATTGTTTGCTGTTTATTGTTGAAATGAACAACTAAGTGATTGTTCTCAAAGgcccacaataatataattgttaaaggttTTAGTAGAATTTTagaaaagctttcgaacccttttcttggttcatcttcagtcaaaaaaaaaaaaaattgacaagatgaacccagagaagtcttcgaaagcttttataacaTTCTATTCTAGCctttaacaaatatattattgtgGGCCCTtcagaacatttatgaactctcgtgatagtgAGTTTCTCTCCCAACTAAGTGATCTTCACGAACTGAAGACAGTGATAAAGTTACCTAACTGTGATATTTTACCGTGATTCTTTTAAGCAAATGCGAACTTTCGTATGCATTTATTTTACTCAGAGAAAAATGGCTGAAAGGTATTTCGTTGTGCCTGTTTTTCTTTAgtattagaaaaaatacatttcttaattaAACAGTTATGTCATCTCAATGTCTTATTTACTATACCTTTTTGCATGAAACAAATATTCCAGGACTTTCTCAGAAGACAAACTGATCTGAACTTCTATACTGACACTGCCAAGGAAAAATATTGtcaggtaaatgaaaaatgaaaattgatcaAATACTCAAAGGAATATCACAAGACCAGCTTTTAGTTTCATACTTCGAAAATGGAAATCAAGCAGTAAGATAAACATTTCTATAGATGTCAATAAACCAAATATTTTATCAGATTGAtcagattttatcagttttaatattAACTTCCTCAGATATTCGACAAAAAAAGTCTGTTTAGAAAATGgaacttaatttctgaggcgtCTCcgtcttttcagttttcttttgaagaaacaaattggccttcgaatttttttttatttgccgtaaaatcaaataatttctaATTTCCATTTGTAAAGAGAAGGCGCTCTCTTTGAAGAAAAAGGTTGACACATACTTCAGATAAAGAAACTAATTTCTTCGTGGGCAATTTAACCTACAAGTCATGAAATTTCTTCGTTCCCATTTCCTTTGAGAATTTATTTATGAGGAGATCAGTTTCCATAGAATAAAACTGATGAGAATTTTTGATAATCACTGTCTACCAAGTGCCTAACCGCTTTGCCTCGAACCGGCCCTCTTGTCGAGAGGAATACACATGAGGTCCCATACATGTATACGCgcactatgtatatattatatatatatacatatatatatatatatatatatatatatattatatatatatatatatatatatcgaatgatTTCCAATTAAAACTTGAGGTAATAGAGATTCTTTTATTAGCTGTTGGAAGGGAACATTCCCTCCCCTCTATCAGATACAAACGGTTTAgggaacaaaatgtaaataaaatatttttttcattcacagaCATAAAAAGTAGTTGGAGGTAAACAATCCAGAGCTGGGAGCTGCGGGTTGCAGTATTTTATTCGTCAAATaggtacacaaaaatatataaacgtttgcatataattaaacatttgcatataattaaaatataattaaaaaagaaagcatgtaataaatgcaaatatcaacAGAATATTTCctaggtttgtttatttttgctctcagcttttatctacagtatatctagaCTAAGATTTTAATAAGCTTATAAAGCTTATCCAAATAAAGGTGCTTTGCTGAATCTTTTATGCATTAGCATTGTGACTTATGATAGCTTCTGCAAGTTCTCTTTTTTCGGTATCCATTACATTAGTTACAGCATTGGCTCCACTGAACTGATACGGAGAATATCTGtttgcactttatatatatatatatatatatatatatatatatatatatatatatatatcattagtctCTCTATACATGATTTATTGTGTTATGACATGTTATACTTGGGATactcaagataatttttttagggtatttatgtttctttatacGTCTTTGAAGCTGCAGTCACTAAGTACATTGTTATGAAAGTTTTCTGACTGGCTTGAGGTAGAACTAAAAATGATTTCCTTTTCCTAACTTAAGAGAATTGTCTTTATACATAGACCCTCTCTGagggtttatttatttgtctaaaaATTCCACACCCAGGACTTTATAAGAGCGTGTATATGCACGAAGGACATTCAGTCTGACATCAGTAGCATGgtatgaaaatgaacaaatattaagaatttgaatgaatttgttttctgtaaacttTAAACCAGGGATAATTAACCACTGAACGCATATAAAAGCGTCTAAAGAGATATATCATCCTTATTACTAAGTTTCTCAACGATTGTAATATTAGCAGAAATATACGCCTGAAAAAAAAGTTTGCGAGTATTACAAGATTTCTTGTTAGGTCCAAAATATGCGTTTACAATATGCAATGGAAAATCTGGATTCTGTCGTGTGTAGTAAAAACTCTAAACctaaatagaaggaaaaaatacGTTTAGTCTAATAGACTAATAGGCCTAGACTAAAAAATACGTTTAGTCTAATAGACTAATAGGCCTAGACTAAAAAATACGTTTAGTCTAATAGACTAATAGGCCTAGACTAAAGAATATGTTTAGTCTAATAGACTAATAGGCCTAGACTAAAAAATACGTTTAGTCTAATAGGCTAATAGCTCGTTACTTCAACATACGTAAACAGATAACCACTGAAATAGCTCAAGTGCAACTAATGTTGACGCCAATGTATTGGatattgagttgaatatagaatttaggccagaggccaggcactgggacctatgaggtcattcagcgctgaaacggaaattaacagtaaaaggtttgaaaggtgtaacaaaacctcgcagttgcactatgagtcagttgttaggagagggtggaagggaagatggaagaaagagaatatgaataagaggtacagtaaaaggaacgaaaggggtttcagctaggggctgaaggctcgctgcaaagaaccacaaGTCATGACGTGCATGACTGagatcttacaaaatatataaataaaaaaattattaagaaaagaaacatgctggtattgttttttatatttggatTTAATATCATGTTTTAGTTTCAATATATTTTGTTggtatataaatgttatatatatatatatatatatatatatatatatatatatatatatatatatatatatatatatatatatgaattttatcacatcaccgtgattcatatacaaacattagcCACAGGCGTCCTTTTAATATCAGTTTTATCTGCCCTCTGAAGCAATATAAGTTGGccgtgggtaaaggcgtcactgtagtcccgagttcttgtctttcggtggtttcgagcccacgggacgacgaacttattatcaactaaaaattccccctcggtaacattataagaaaaatatattacctgaggtagagcgaattggatattaaaggacgtttgtaacttaatgcttatatatatatatatatatatatatatatatatatatatatatatatatatatatatatatatatatatatatatatatatatatattttatcattacgaCTATTTTTAGGTTCGTActgaattttcaataataatctaTTGGGACTAACTTGCTTTAAACTGTAGCCAACTATGGATGGTTTGCTTACAACTCACTTATTTCAATTTTGAACAaagattattctttttatttgggTTTTGATCTCTAGACCAGCTGTCTGGGTGAaaggaaagtaattttttccttcagGATGCTTATAACAACTCAATGCCTCAAGCACTGGAAAgttgtcttgtatatatatatatatatatatatatatatatatatatatatatatatatatatatatatatatatatatatatatatatacattatatatatacatatatacatatatatatatatatatatatatatatatatatatatatatatatatatatatatcattcgacAGGTGAAAATAGTTTGACGTCAAGCCACTGGCGAAATGCACATTCACCATCCTTCGCTtcaaaaataaagtcgaaaccggtccaGACTGTGGTATTGTATGATATGAATGACCcataaaagtgattataatcatcatataaatacatatgtacatctatatctaaatgcatacattcataaatgaatatataaatatatataaaatatatatatatatatatatatatatatatatatatatatatatatatatatcaatcaataatAAGTCTAAACTGTACGTGACAAATATATGCGCAGACGACCAcatggtacctggtctttaattttcacctttcatgtggtcgttcatgaatatatatatatatatatatatatatatatatatatatatatatatatatatataaaaattacaaaattattgcaCTGATAGTATGTAGCATGTGGTCCACAAATATATTTCGTTAGATGAAATACATTATAAAACAACAAGCTTTCACTCCCATTACAACGATCTTTTGCAAAAATGTCCAGTGATACGTGAAGCTCACtgcattttaaaacatatttcatcTAACGTGAATATTAttgtgattacacacacacacacacacacacacactcattatatatatatatatatatatatatatatatatatatatatgtgtgtatgtatgtgtgtgtgtgtgtgtaatgtgtgtgtgtttgtggggtgTAGATGACAGACagatatggatggatggatacatagacagatatgtgtgtgtttttgggtaTGCTATCGTGCTTTACACTTGCCTGAGGGCAATGTATTTACAAGATTAGATGTTAttcattcaattaatttttttttaataaaagtgaaaattttttttccttcagtgatttattttcatctgatcCCTTCTTTGTGAATGCATTTTTGCCTGAGAACCGAATTTTGTCAAAATATGTAGACGTTAATGGCCTGACCAAAACAACGGTTCTGAttagttttatattcttttctttttctttaaaacttcagttgaaaacccttacggacagAGGCTCCAAGGGGATAGTTTATAAAGAAAAGGTGATAACCTAATAAATatgaggaatagaaaataaaccgatacacttgaattcaggagacgtatacagaaagcaggaatgaatgtTCCCACTTAAGAATTGGAGATCGAAAGATTCCATTAAACTTCATTAGGCAAACCATTCCAATATTTTAGTTGTACCCCAGATCAAAAGTTAAGTatttggtttaaccagaccactgagctgattaacagctctcctaggtctggcccgattagaattattttacgtggctaaggaaccaattggttactctaGCAacggacccacagcttattgcggaatccggaACTATtatggagaaatgaatttctatcaccagaaataaattcctctaattcttcattagctttGTCCGGAGACTGAACtctgggcctagcgagtgctagccgacaactctaccgactctcccaacgaggaactgacccAAGATCAAAACCTTAGGAAATGAACCAGTACTAAATTTG
Encoded proteins:
- the LOC136835708 gene encoding tripartite motif-containing protein 5-like — its product is MDCIEDLQCCVCIQIYSDKSPPKNLPCGHSICSSCVDQLMSEGRECPECRKSLKAKDVKGFSVNIPLLRLCRLHAFVTSGKEDLPPVDLNIKRPDSKPLASEGTCPLHGHPIFFFCLPCDVLVCRGCLISDHPDQPYGRCLIRSIEEKRQKKINSHLEVLEVHHNKSKEMTNKLRQMLKGCKIAINYWEKRTEVEKGEEQERNLQGARDIHDEVKKDLDTCSQWTDFFREATENLKAAATLSSIESAIENSKEKIPDFEKLEIVDRKEDLLKILGKFWNGAAFMDR